ATTCAATTATAAACATATATGCTTACAAAGATGGCCAATGCTAAAATAGCATTGCACTTAAACCGTGTTTGTGTGCTACGTAAAATGATTAGGCCTATAGGTGTATTGTCCAGTGTTACCTCAGATCATGGATTCTCAAAGGTAGGACAATCGTTCATCCTCTCTCGTGGGGAATGACATCAGGCCTGCTAAGAGCTGCTGTGACAACCGTGTGCTAATTGAATATGACGAACTGTTCTCAGGCTCACCTTTCACCGCCTCAGGACTGCATAGACCGCTATGAGAGACCGAGAAGgacattttgtgaattctactGCTTTTGAAGTGCAATGCATACGGTGAAAGCTTAGCAGCTAATGCTAGCACACATCGCGGAAGACCCTGTCTGCCTGCGTCTGCTAGAGACGGTAAAGTAATAACACATGTGAGAGGCACGCGGAGTAAAGATCCTCTTGACCACCCATTGCATATGATGATACCAGGTGTCCCTCTCTTTGTTCTTTTTGTGCGTATACcttcattatataaaaaatcgGCCTGACAGAGATGGGCTCTGAACAATCTGCACAGCAGATGCAATTGTGAACTGGGTGTACACCCACCGCTGTCCCACGATAGGGCCCCTTCTGTTTGTACTTAGAACTCTTGTCAACTCCCCTTCTTTTCATTCCGTTTTTTAGAGGTGTGAAGAAGCGAACAATTTGTTTACGCCATAAACGCCTATCAGTCCAGTTTCAAGCACTTTGAGAGAGAGGTGACCTGAAAACCACTTGTGTTTAGATGGAAGCTATTAATAGCGTTTAATAAAATACCAAAGTGGGCTTGTGCATGTATGCGCTTATAAATTATTGACAAGAATAAATTAACAGAAAACGTAAATGCCAACTTGATTGTAGACATAGGCTACGTCTGGTCGCGCACAATAATTAAGAATATtcttaaatataacatttatttaaaaacttttgaatAAATGTCAAAGTTTTGTTGGAGTTGTTAAGACTAAGCAAATAATTGATTTTCGCATTATTTACTTTGGGGccctttgtttttttcttttggagAAATGCAGTAATTTATTAATGTGTTTCTTTATTTTGGGACTTTTTACATATTACAGAGTCGTGTAACTGTAGCAATTTCATAAATATTTCGTAAATCTTCAATTTCATAAATTCAAGACAATTAACATAACTATTGgtaatgttaacattttaagtttaattattttgtgaCTTTTGTGTTGAAATATTCTTTTTTGCTGGCTTCAGCCAGCAAACACCAAGCTTTGCAGATGGTATCAAAACtttgatatataatatatatatctcaccataatactcttattttttttgcaaagaGTCTGGCTCTGTGCAGCTGACCAGTTGGAGTGGGTTTATGGGAATGGAGGTAGGCTACATGGTTATATCCACCATGTAATGTTCATTTATCTGCTCCACATTTGTGGCTGCTCGCCCAGTGGTCGTAAAGCCCACCCTGGCGCATTGGAAGGTTGGCATCCAATGTCACCCTTTTTTTGGATCACCACACCAGTATCTGTATACATTTGTCGCACATTTTCAACAGCAAAAGCTGAAATTATGTGGACCTTGAAGGAAGGGGGCAAACAGGTTTAGAATAGAAAATAAGTGAATTTTTGCAATATGGGTAGACCAATGAGAACAATAGAAAACGGGCGTTTTGACCTCTTGGGAGCACGTTCGTACATTGAAGGGGCAGCAGTTTTCACAaaatattcacttgcattctacGTTTAGATTTCACAGAGCATGGATAACCTTCATCTCTGATTATGCTTTATTTTAGAAGTAACTTTAAGAGGTTAAGAGAACATTAGGTAAACCTTAGCAAGACGTAGGGCAACGATCTCCAAACCAAAACTTTCCTGGCGAACCAAGAGAGAACGTTAGAATGTCCGTTCTGGGTACGTTCTGGAAACCAAAATTGTTAGCTGGGTTTGTGTCCAACAGAACAGCATATCTCCAATGCAATTGATTGTTTGACCCTTAAACGGAAAACAAAACGTATTACCATAAACGCTGGTTCATAAAGAGGATTATACCAGGTTGTAAGCAATTCAACAAAGCATGTTTGTGATCTAAGCCATAGTGCATCCGTGCGCACGACAGAAAAACATGCTGTCTATCTGTAGCCTATGCAAGCACATTGCAATGTGTAAGCGTCGGGCGCTAGCAGTGTTATGACGCTAAAGCCCTTGAACCTCTGGTCCCCCACCCACGGTGTGTTCTAATAGGATTACCAATCACTTAGCTCCTATATATGCATCCTTTATCCTATTCACGGTCACAGGCCTCTTCCGCTGCCCTTTGATCAATGGTGCGCGGTTGCCTCTGGTCAACGAGAGCACAAACGGAGACAACCAAGCGAGGCTGTGAAATTTGTGCCGGCGATGCAGCAAGCTGTTCCTCCCAACCCCAGTGCCATGACCTTCGTATTTTACACTGTTTTCCCTGAAGTGCATCTCTTGGAAAATTAAAACGTATTATCTGCACCACTCTCCCCTTCTGTTCAACTCAAAATGTGGTTGTTCGCTCACCTTAATGTGAAGAATAAGTTTAGATTTCGTTCACAGCTGCCCTGCTAACAATGTGCAATTTCCATAGTTTCTTTTATTGCTTTAATTTGCATATATATTAAATACACGTTGTATGGTATGCTCGCTGTAGGGCAGAGCCTATTCTGAGCATGCGCTGATCTTAGCTGTCTTTTGTTTTACTGAAGCACCTGCCGAAAGATGCAAGGCAGATTTTGTGCCGTTTTTGAATGTGTGATGAGCTACATTTTTACTGAGTGATCACGTGTAATGTATGTTCCTCGCATAAGGGCATCGATTTCCAACATTTTATGTGGCCCACATCAGAACACTGCTATCGGATGAGTTCAAAACGAACGAGCAAGACGAGGATTTCTTGTCCTATAAACACAAGTAAGACGCAAATAAACGAGTAAAAACGTGAAAAcaatgagaaactgaaatctaatgttgATCACGCGCTTcgctctgatttttttttaacaattcaaCAAATGTAGCTATAGACTAGTGTTTTCACCAGTCAAAGTGACTATTTACTATTTGAGAACGAGAGCATCCAGTATAATACAAAATCAAAGATTGTTTTAATTTACAGACTATAATTTGCATCTATTACAAACTATTGCTAGGCCTTATACTACAGTTTTGGCTTATACTGGTTCCTAAATATAATCCAAATTACCATATATTGAATAGCTAATATATTTGCTTTTAATATTGAAGTTTCTAATTTGCAATGGCATTATCATTTGAacgaaattagtttttttttctttctttattgtaCATCTGGGAGGGCCGCACCAACCTCACAAATTAATGGTATAAGAAGCGGCATTACAacagtgttttattaaatttatAGATGGTCACGCGACAAGAAAACACGAGGGATTGGCTCCTATACTAAAGCAAATTAATTTCATATAATGAATGTTAGACAGATTGTAATGAAATAACCCCTTTGTCCTCACCTGTTTAAATAAGTAATGTCAATCGGTTTATGGGAATTCATATTTAATGTTCCGGTGTTTTGGAAATGGTTCTCTGTGTGCTATGTGTGTTAATTAAATTCACTGAATAGAGAACGCGCAGcagaataataacaaataaaagctGCCCGCGGGCTGCTGTGGTTGCAAAACCATTTTAGGTTGGCAGTAATTATATAAATTGAACGAAATGTCTGAATAGTGTTATTTATTCTCTATTTCAAGAGTGAAACAAAGTAGAATCCCCCTTTAGATCATTTATAAGATGTGATTAGGAATTTGTAGTATTCCAAAAAAATGGAATTAGTCATATAGCTCTGCTGTTCCATTTCCCCCTATTTTCTGCAAATTCAGGAACACATGTTCTCGTCATTACACAAAAGGCAGGTAGTAGCAGATTCCTTCAAATGTGTTAACTTATTAATAGGCCCTATATTATTGACAATTTCCAGGTTAAATTCATCAGCAATAACCTACATAATAACTGGTTCATATTTAAGAACTGTAGGGTTAAGTAGGTTTAAGTAAACGTAGTCGTGCAGTAACAATTGTCaagcaagttgtaaaattggttacaCGATTTTAAAAGAAATTTGTGGTAGTCCTTCTGCAACATGCCCTGATGACTAATCGTCCAAAAAATGCAAGCAGCACCAAAGTAATGGCTAGATCCCTGAAGCTTATAAACCTTAACATGGCGTGACAAAAGTTGGTGTTCTTCTTTTTACTTAGAAATTACAACAATGAAAATGCCCAAAAAGTCAACATAAGAACAGTTATTTCTGACTATATGACTAAACTGTATTTATAGAAATCTTTAAGtctaaatgtaaacacacacaccacacacacacaaaccaggcCTGTTGTCGTATAACTATAATGAAGCGATGACAATAGAGCAATACAATCTGGATTGGAGAGTCTGACTTTTAAGCTTAGACACATAATCCTACAATGCATTATTGTCACAGATAATATAAACTTTAGCTGAGTTTTAGTTTGTTAGGAAAAAAGAGTTAATAAAAATTAGGCAGTTCTAAGTTACTTTCTATAAAGAAAGTTTATATTCTGAAAATCAGTATAGACtataaaaatatagtaaaaagAAGAAATCTTTCCAACTGTTTTTAGTGATTGCTGCATGTCAAGCTTTTGTGTAAAAACGCCTTTAAACATGAGTTGTAAATATGAAAGTGTATTAAAGATATGCAAGTCTGATGATCACTGCGTTTCACTTCAAACGACTATTGTGGAGAATATGCAGATGTTCACAGGCCGGCACAAATGTGACGACAGCCCTTCATTGCCTGCGCTTGATATTTTAAAAACTAACATTCATGCGTTAAAATAACAAGTGAACTGCTCGGAAGATCCGTGGTTTTGTTTTGACTGCTTAACTTGACCTTTTAACCCGCTGGGAGAGTTTCCTGAACCTGTGCTTTGATCCCTAGACACGCACTCCTGCACACATTGCCTCGTGAAGACTCTTCTATCTGGAGCTCAACGCTGAGCTCTTTTCTGCACTGCTGTTGTCATCGCAGCTGGAAGTCAGGGATGCGATGTGCGACGTCAACATAAGAAAACGATTTTTATGGATGGTTATCGACATTCAGACAGTCTATTAAAATACCTTAGATGTGGTGATGTAAATTCGGCAGGCCACTTTACCGTTGCCTGTAGCATTCTAAACCTTATCATTCAAGTAGGTCTATAGACAATACAATCCTGCAAATGCCGAGATTAATGCACGAAACCGAAGGCCTACGCATGAAACATATGTAAGCGTTTAAATATACCGTTCCTTATGGAATATCTCAGATCTTACCCAGTCTTATTTTAAACATATCAGACAGATTCACAAAGCACATTGTCATGCGTACAATAGTGTAGCTGCTATTGCCATATGTAGAATACAAGTCAATAACGGGCGTCATGAAGAATATTTGTGTCCAACGTCTGCGTgcttaaatttaaatatttcGGATTATAAGATTATAAGATATACATGTACCtgctttttgaaaaaaatataataataataataataaaacatatataatttttttttttttttttttttttttttaataaaacacgtTTCACGTAAAAGGACTAATGTTGAGTGAGGCTATTAcccccaaaatataaaaaaaaaatatattcagataTTTACAGGCCGGACAGCCACTGTCAGCCAGACTCAACCGGAATATAGTAGCCTATATTAAAGGTAAATGCAAAATGCCCTTAAACTGTATATTAAACTTTAACTTTAATGTTTTCAATATTTATCAAAACAGCATATACTTTCCTTCAGATGATAAGAttatcaataatattaataatgataattctaaattaaaaaaaattaaatttagaTTTGTGCACACTCACATATCTTTTTTCTGAAAAAGACCCTATAAATTCTATATCCGATACTGAAAATACGACGTTAAAAAGATATCACTCTTCATAAAATAATTGCAATACATTTGAATATATACGGAAACCCATTTTGCACTCATCGTGTAACCATAATCAAAATATAtcgtttaataataataataataataataataacaaatttggTATTTGTgatacattcataaaaaaaataaaaaaaataaagttaggGGGTTGGGACCAGTCATCGTAGCGATTAGCTACAAATTGCATGAGAGTTTGTAgactagaaaaaaacaaaacaattgcacATTCGACCTTTTTTATTTCAGACAACATAATCTGAACATATTAAAATCTTTGGCCTGAAGCGTTGGTTCAGTCACGCATTTGAAGAACTGTGAGATAAGGGATTTAAGAGACAGAGCTATCACAAAAACTAACAAGCCTGACATTTAGGCCTACTGGAACGGTGAGCAACCACATTGGGAAAAGAGATAAACGTTAGAAATATTCAGCAAGTAAGGAGCAATATAGACATCCCCTTATCTGGAATTAAATATACACATCTTACAATTTTGGctatatataaattttatatagTGTTCGTTAGGTGCATGTCCATATACTGTATGATAAACAGGAATTTGTTTAAATAGCGTCCTTTCCTTCGATTCGCAGAATTTGCAGAATTTTCCTTTTCATTTGAgccataaaaaaaatatcaaaatcacTTTTGCCGGGGTCAGCGTCCATGGCCTTTTTAGGAGTGAAATCGGGCCATTTTTAATCGCTATCCTCTTTTTCATCTTGAATTGTTGTTGTGGAATGGTTGTAGAGTCCTTGAGCCATGAGCTGAAGAGCTAGGCCGTTCTTATAACCAGTAGCCTTTTTGATTTTGGCCCTCTTATTTTGGAACCAGATTTTTATTTGCGACTCGTTGAGGTTGAGTTCCTGGGCCAGCGACTGTCTCCGCTGCTCCGTAATGTACCGATTCGCCTGAAACTCGGCTTTAAGTCTCTGCAGCTGTTCAGCCGTGAAAGCGGTTCTCGGTCTCTTGTCTTCCTTCTCGCTTTTCTTCTTTTTCAATTTTCGTGTCCTTGGGCCTAGTgtagaaacaacaataaaacGAAGACATAAATATCATGAAGCATATGAATGCCTCTTATCCACAGCTGATAGAAAATGCCTTCCGCGCAATCTCATTGGCAGTTGGAGTGAAAAGACTGATGCGGTGTTAACATAAAGGCCATACCTGAAACTTCTGGATTGGGCAAGCTACTTTGGCTGCACTCTCTCCGTTCTTTATAAACACAGAAAAAAGCTCGTATCGCAGTTTATTACGCAACGCTGTTTCTTGCTGAATAAATAGGCAACGGGTTTGTAATGAACCATCTCTGAAGgatcacgtgtgtgtgtttgggttttTGTAAAGCACTAAGAATACGTCAGCTGACTTTTTGCTGAAAAACTCAATTGTAAAATTCAGTTTAATGTGTATCTGTTCTGTAAAGATGCTAGAAAAAAATGCGAAAAGGAGGGTGATAATTTAGTCAGCTATTTTGATTAAATTACTAAATTACTGATTACATTTTATAGGCCCTATACAATATGCCATTTATAAAAGTAACCCTTTTAAGCCATTTAATTCAAATGTTTTCCGTTTTAATCATTAGCTATTCGTGGACCCTATACTGTCCTCCTTTAGCCTACTAAAAGAACGTCATATAGGCCTCAGTCCTCGCTGTCCCTTGATCTTACACTCACCGAACATAGCTTGGAAGACGAACGAGGCTTTGTCTGGGACTGCCTATTCTCAGAAAAGCTGTTATTCAATTTCTGATTTTTAGGATGCATAACATGGAAGACGCGGAAGAATAACACCAACAAACTTGCAAGTTTAATATTACCAGTATCTGAGACAAAGTGACAGCATGCCTGCACATCAGTAGGCCTATATTTCATCCTATTTTCCCAAACAATGACGTATCGAGTTTCGAAGTTCAAATGCACCTCGTTACTGTCAGTCACACGATAGgtgactaaaaaaataaataaatcgataTGTCAATCAGTCTTTCCTGTTCTATAGCCTCTGTCTTTATGTGAATAACATGTCATTTATTATCCGCTGCAGACGAGTTGTGTTAATTGCTAAAGATCCGAGATAGATATTTTAATATTGCATTTCTATTTAAGTAGATTTGTTATGTTATTGttttcaaaatatattgttttcacCTTTAAAATGGCCATGGATAATACAGATTCAATATAAACCCATCCGTGCACAATATacgtgagaaaaaaaaagaaaaaaaagaaaaaaaaaaaatatatatatatatatatatatatatatatatatatatatatatatatatatatatattattcaaagCAAATATCACCAGACATATGTGATATTACACGCACGTCAAGAAAATAATGTTCTGCATTATCAATCAACAATTGAACAGAACTTAATGTCTTCCCGTCAGGTAACTCTACCGGTTGATCGAAATTCTGCTTGCCGTCTGTGAAAGTCCAGATTCTGATAGCTCAATCAGCAAGTCAATCAGTGAAGTCAATCAAAGCATCTTTTCCAACAACCCAGCTGACTTTGTGTCAGGTATGCACTAAAAAATGTCTTACCTGTcttacataaatatttaattatgtacgttgtgaaataaatgtattggttttaaatcaaattaattaatacgGCTGAATCAACCGGACATTGGGTTATAGTAGGTTTTAGGGGTCAGATTGGGTAGAAATAGTCCCTTTAAAGTCAACAATGGCACACTTATATAGGCTACTGTTCACAGTGATGATTAACATGGTGACATATGGAGATTCACGAAAGGCAGCTAAATTCATTCTACCAGCTGTGATTCTCTCTCTAAAACTTGACATGTCAAAAGTCAGTTTCGATATATAGCCTATAGAATCTCATATAGCCTTTTCAATGTAAATATGGCCAGCAGCACATGGATTTACCGAATAACACCACAAAGCATAGTTAAACATCGTTACGtctcttcttctttttccttCATAATTGAGGTCATTTTACTCAAATTATCAACACTTTCATATGAATTGGAATACTTTATAGATTTCCAACCGCACATACAGACACTTGAATTAGAAGCTGCAATAAAGAAATTCACCATAAAACCAATGACAAGCAGTaacaacattattatatattaacaatattatttcaaacacatttaattTCATATGAATACACATTAcctttatatttttaaatcattgtttttctaATTTCAGTAACTATAGGGCCTATTAATTGGAATTAGCCTAGACATTAGACAGGAATTGCAATTACCCAGGGTAGAAATATGATTTTTGCGCATCCCGCTGAACGTACGCTATGCTACTTTgcgtattttttttattttgtttcctcTCCAAAAACGACTTAAGTGAGCCAAATGTGATCCCATTTTAGTCTGCGGCCTAAGTGACAATTGTTCGCTCATGCCCCTCCAATTTCTAAAACTGTTGGGAAAATGTTGTGAGGTTGAGTTTTTGGACTCTATAAAACGAGTAAACGTATTAAACCCTGCTGTCAAATAATCAAAGGTCGCCATGTAGGCTACGATGCACCTCCAAAAAAGTTTGATAGGAGCAGCTTCACGTCAATTAGCTAAACTCAATGTAATCATACAATGGAATTAAGAAACTAGCGCCTTACCAGATGAAGGTCTGTCCGAGTACCTGGTGCAGTACACCCACGCAGGCCATAGTAAAGGCTGCGAATCTTTAGCCGGCGGAGTTCCCCCGTTAGCTTTAACCACCATTATCGACGTCGTATTCTCTCCGTACCTTGGTGTGGTAGTTCCATTTCCTTCGACAAGCTTCGCCGAAGACTGCTTTGAGGATGGCGAAGAAGACGAGGAAGAAGAAGTGCTGTCACTACTACAGTTTGAATCCTGGCAAAGGCTGCTATTATGCGACGGCCTTATCACCATAGGGTTAACGTTCTCCCTGCCCGAGGTTTGTGCTCGGTCCCTACTCCCAAGATCTTTCTTACAGCCGAAGTCTGGCCTTAGAATATTGTCAATGAAAAAGTTCGTGGTTCTGTGGGCTTGCTGCGCTGCCTGGTGAGGTAAAATCGGAGGAGATGGAATATTGGGTGACAGCGAGACGCTCTCAGACTCAGTCGAATCACGACTATTTTGATCCTTTTGCTCCTCCATGACTGGGACCGCTGGATCGTGGTCTTCACAGCAAAATTCCACTTGTTGCAAAGAAAAATATCCGGATAAGAGACGACAAACAAGAATACAGTCTATAATGTTATTATAAAGGTATACGAAATACCTTCAGGAAACCGACTGTCATACCATCGGAATGCTTTCCGCGATCAAGGCGTTTCAATTGTCAAAACACACCCGTTATTCATGTCAGACAATACATGGCGCGATGCTCCGCAGTCCTTGTCTCGCTGCCCCGTGTGACAGCTCCCGCTTCCCAAACTCTTTCTGAAATCACTGTGCCCCTCACATACTTTTTTCCTTAACCGGAAGCACGTGAGCAAGACACACGTGCAATGGACCAATAGGGTACCAACATCCTTAGTGTCACAAGAAGAGAATATCCAATAGAGTTTTACGATCTTATGCAAATAAAGAATAGGTGCGAGTTCCAAGACCAAGTCCGCTGGTGAACATGAAATCCGCTCTAATGAGGACTGGATGTTTCTGGATCGGCAAAGGTTTTTGACAGAGAAGATCTGACATTGCAGACATACAATTCATTATTTTAGTTGGTCCTTGTGTTTTTACCAAAACTAAATACACCAATAACATCGCGGAACAGCTCTTTCCGACATTGTTAGTGTGGTGTGCACGGTGTCAATGAAGGATACCAAGCGTTCAT
This DNA window, taken from Xyrauchen texanus isolate HMW12.3.18 chromosome 5, RBS_HiC_50CHRs, whole genome shotgun sequence, encodes the following:
- the LOC127643597 gene encoding homeobox protein engrailed-1-B-like, with translation MEEQKDQNSRDSTESESVSLSPNIPSPPILPHQAAQQAHRTTNFFIDNILRPDFGCKKDLGSRDRAQTSGRENVNPMVIRPSHNSSLCQDSNCSSDSTSSSSSSSPSSKQSSAKLVEGNGTTTPRYGENTTSIMVVKANGGTPPAKDSQPLLWPAWVYCTRYSDRPSSGPRTRKLKKKKSEKEDKRPRTAFTAEQLQRLKAEFQANRYITEQRRQSLAQELNLNESQIKIWFQNKRAKIKKATGYKNGLALQLMAQGLYNHSTTTIQDEKEDSD